From the genome of Ignavibacteriales bacterium, one region includes:
- a CDS encoding type I restriction endonuclease: protein MTFNEDSRVKIPAIVHLTRLGYSYLPKAKMTNLHGDTNIFIDQFKAGLSKINDKEFTDTEIAAFIAELNIQLVNSDLGKRFYKSLTGDFPCKLIDLDNFENNIFNVVTELTYKNEEEEFRPDITLLINGMPLAFVEVKKPNNREGILAERNRINIRFKNPKFNKFMNITQLLIFSNNQEYDEESITPIQGAFYATPDPEQVNFNCFREEDNSIIRNLPMEDLEIEKQILLDNNIVSILGTTEYNTAKENNSPTNRVLTSLFSKPRLKIILKYSFAYVNTVVNSVPKIEKHIMRYPQLFATLAIEKKLNQGIKKGIIWHTQGSGKTALAYFNVNYLKDYYQKQNIIAKFYFIVDRLDLATQAKNEFEARGLKVEMISSKDDFVKNITTAGATASGIGAQTIAVVNIQKFSDYSIAKVADYNLNIKRIYFLDEVHRSYNPEGTFYAKLVNSDRDAIHIGLSGTPLISGDFTSKEIFGDYFHKYYYNKSIADGYTLKLIREAIETKFHNEVKGILESIETQQGTLTKNEVFAHERFVEPLVNYIITDFKKSRVIHNDHSIGGMIVCDSSDQAKMIFEYVQKYNDKQTSIRKLDHEPTLEYNIAAEPQEAYISGENAPITAALILHDVDTKQIRKDNQTDFKQGKIDLLIVYNMLLTGFDAKRLKKMYLTRVVREHNLLQTLTRVNRPYKSFKYGYVVDFADIRKEFDKTNKEYFKELQAELGDEIKEYSNLFKSAEEIDAEIAEIKEKLFLYDFTNIEEFQKIVSQITNKKEITELKKCLENLKSLYNIIKIMGYTDLLEKFSFDKVNKLYAEVSNRIDIINLKENLENASDNTNLLNIALEKMQFTFRKIATHELQIADKFRSELERARKELEGNFDKKDPRFISLFEELKRLFKKKNIEEFDSAEMDAAIKDLKNIYEQANALNNKDALLAAKYENDTKFARIHKRIKENNLNVLNTDIALHEALLFIKHKTDATVVNNQALLNNQDYFAEATKRTIIETLEEKGIRDLNVVRFINTTLVNEYFFQRAI from the coding sequence AAATCAACGACAAGGAGTTCACCGACACCGAAATTGCTGCTTTCATTGCAGAACTAAACATTCAACTTGTCAACAGCGACCTTGGCAAACGGTTCTACAAAAGTTTAACTGGAGATTTTCCTTGCAAGCTGATTGACCTTGACAATTTTGAAAACAACATTTTCAATGTTGTTACCGAACTCACTTACAAAAACGAGGAAGAAGAATTTAGACCCGACATTACTTTGCTGATTAACGGAATGCCGTTGGCATTCGTTGAAGTAAAGAAGCCGAACAACAGGGAAGGAATTTTAGCGGAACGAAACCGAATAAATATTCGGTTCAAAAATCCGAAGTTCAATAAGTTCATGAACATTACTCAGTTGTTGATTTTCTCCAACAATCAAGAGTATGACGAGGAAAGCATCACACCTATACAAGGTGCGTTTTACGCAACGCCTGACCCCGAACAGGTAAACTTCAATTGTTTCAGAGAAGAAGATAATTCCATCATTCGTAATTTGCCGATGGAAGATTTGGAAATTGAAAAACAAATTTTGTTGGACAACAACATTGTTTCAATTCTTGGAACAACAGAATACAACACAGCAAAAGAAAACAACTCCCCTACTAATCGTGTGCTGACTTCTTTGTTTAGCAAACCACGATTGAAAATAATTTTGAAATACAGCTTTGCATATGTGAACACAGTTGTAAACAGCGTTCCGAAAATTGAGAAACACATCATGCGTTACCCTCAATTGTTTGCGACATTGGCGATTGAGAAAAAATTAAATCAGGGAATTAAGAAAGGAATCATTTGGCATACGCAGGGAAGCGGGAAAACCGCTTTGGCGTATTTCAATGTTAATTATCTAAAAGACTATTATCAGAAGCAAAACATCATCGCAAAGTTCTATTTCATTGTTGACCGTTTGGATTTGGCAACACAAGCTAAAAACGAATTTGAAGCACGAGGGCTGAAAGTTGAAATGATTAGTTCTAAAGATGATTTTGTAAAGAACATCACAACCGCTGGTGCAACCGCAAGTGGAATCGGTGCTCAAACAATTGCAGTAGTTAATATTCAGAAATTTTCAGACTATTCGATAGCAAAAGTTGCCGACTATAATTTGAATATTAAACGAATTTATTTTTTAGACGAGGTTCACAGAAGCTACAACCCTGAAGGAACTTTCTATGCAAAACTTGTCAATTCAGACAGAGACGCTATACACATCGGTTTATCTGGTACTCCTTTAATCTCAGGTGATTTCACAAGCAAAGAAATATTTGGTGATTATTTTCACAAATATTATTACAACAAATCCATTGCAGACGGTTACACTTTAAAGCTGATTCGAGAAGCTATTGAAACTAAATTCCATAATGAAGTAAAGGGTATTTTGGAATCAATCGAAACTCAGCAAGGAACACTTACTAAAAACGAAGTGTTTGCACATGAAAGATTTGTTGAGCCATTAGTTAATTACATCATTACCGATTTTAAGAAAAGCCGAGTAATACATAACGACCATTCAATTGGTGGAATGATTGTTTGTGATTCATCCGACCAAGCCAAAATGATTTTTGAGTATGTTCAGAAATACAACGACAAGCAAACCAGCATTCGCAAACTTGATCATGAACCAACATTAGAATACAATATAGCCGCTGAACCACAAGAAGCTTATATAAGCGGAGAAAATGCACCGATAACGGCTGCTTTGATTCTCCATGATGTGGACACGAAGCAAATAAGAAAAGACAATCAAACAGATTTTAAGCAAGGCAAAATTGATTTGCTGATAGTTTACAATATGCTTCTAACTGGCTTTGATGCAAAGCGTTTGAAGAAAATGTATTTAACAAGAGTTGTTAGGGAACATAATCTTTTGCAAACACTTACAAGAGTAAATCGACCTTACAAAAGTTTTAAGTATGGTTATGTAGTTGACTTTGCCGACATCAGAAAAGAGTTTGACAAAACAAACAAAGAATATTTCAAAGAGTTGCAAGCCGAGTTAGGCGATGAAATAAAAGAATATTCAAACTTGTTTAAGTCAGCAGAAGAAATTGATGCAGAGATTGCAGAGATAAAAGAGAAATTATTTCTCTACGATTTCACCAACATAGAGGAGTTTCAAAAAATTGTTAGTCAGATTACGAACAAGAAAGAAATTACCGAACTGAAAAAATGTTTGGAGAACCTCAAGAGTTTATACAACATCATCAAGATAATGGGTTACACCGATCTCCTGGAGAAATTCTCTTTTGACAAAGTGAATAAGTTGTATGCAGAAGTTTCAAATCGCATTGACATCATTAACCTGAAAGAAAATTTAGAGAACGCGTCAGACAACACAAATCTGCTGAACATTGCATTGGAAAAAATGCAATTCACTTTCCGTAAAATTGCGACACACGAATTACAGATTGCAGATAAATTTAGAAGCGAGTTGGAAAGAGCAAGAAAAGAACTGGAAGGAAACTTTGACAAGAAAGACCCGAGATTTATTTCACTGTTTGAAGAACTGAAACGATTATTCAAAAAGAAAAACATTGAGGAATTTGATTCGGCTGAAATGGATGCAGCGATAAAAGATTTGAAAAACATTTACGAACAGGCAAACGCATTAAACAATAAAGATGCACTGCTTGCAGCCAAGTATGAAAACGATACCAAGTTTGCCAGGATTCACAAACGCATCAAAGAAAATAATCTGAATGTGCTGAACACCGATATTGCTTTGCATGAAGCACTGTTATTTATCAAACACAAAACCGATGCAACAGTGGTGAACAATCAGGCATTGTTAAACAATCAGGATTATTTTGCCGAAGCCACCAAGCGGACAATTATTGAAACACTTGAAGAAAAAGGAATCAGAGATTTGAATGTGGTTCGCTTTATCAATACAACATTAGTGAACGAATATTTTTTCCAAAGAGCAATATGA
- a CDS encoding Bro-N domain-containing protein — protein MEKKNEIKIFEDRKVRSLWDSEQEKWYISIVDVVGILTDSPNPNNYWKVLKNRLKKEGSQLVTNCNQLKMQSVDGKFYLTDVADTEQLFRLIQSIPSPKAEPFKLWLAQVAAERLDEMQDPELTIDRALKEYLQLGYSENWINQRLKSIEIRKELTDEWKKRGLKEGTQFATLTDIITKAWSEKTTKEYKILKGLKKENLRDNMTNTELILNMLAEASTKDISTAVNPEDFEANKNVAKQGGGVAKVARKELEARTGKKVVTSINAKSVLQLKENVNKKKKK, from the coding sequence ATGGAAAAGAAAAACGAAATAAAAATATTTGAAGATAGAAAAGTTCGTTCCTTATGGGATAGCGAACAAGAAAAATGGTACATCTCTATTGTTGATGTGGTAGGCATATTAACGGATAGCCCAAATCCCAATAATTATTGGAAAGTTTTAAAGAACAGGCTAAAGAAAGAGGGAAGTCAGTTGGTTACAAATTGTAACCAACTGAAAATGCAATCAGTTGATGGCAAGTTTTACCTTACTGATGTTGCCGATACCGAACAATTGTTCCGTCTCATTCAATCCATTCCATCTCCCAAAGCAGAACCGTTTAAACTTTGGCTGGCACAGGTGGCTGCTGAAAGATTAGACGAGATGCAAGATCCTGAGCTTACTATTGACAGGGCTTTGAAAGAATATTTGCAATTGGGATATTCTGAAAACTGGATTAACCAACGACTGAAAAGTATTGAAATAAGAAAAGAACTTACAGACGAATGGAAAAAAAGAGGTTTAAAAGAAGGCACTCAGTTTGCAACGCTTACCGATATTATTACAAAAGCATGGAGTGAGAAAACAACAAAAGAATACAAAATCCTGAAAGGATTGAAGAAAGAAAATCTCCGGGATAACATGACCAACACCGAACTAATTTTAAACATGCTTGCAGAAGCATCTACAAAAGATATTTCGACAGCAGTAAACCCTGAAGATTTTGAAGCCAATAAAAATGTAGCAAAGCAAGGTGGTGGTGTAGCTAAAGTTGCACGAAAAGAATTGGAAGCGAGAACTGGTAAAAAAGTAGTTACGTCAATTAATGCAAAATCTGTTTTGCAATTGAAAGAAAACGTTAATAAGAAAAAGAAGAAATAA